The Deltaproteobacteria bacterium genome segment AACCACATGCAATCAATCCGAGGTATTCAATTCGGGGTTGGCAGTCTTGAAAACGGGGTTGCCTGATGGTCGGCACACTCAGATGAATTCACGCCATACCCCAAACCTTGGTTCTTTTCGGTTTCAGGCCCTCACACCGAACCTATCACTCCCAAACCATAAGGGCAGCCATCGAGCAGTATCCGCCTCGATCTCAAAAGCAATGTTCGCGCAATGGCAACGATCGCCCGCTTCGCCCCTGAACGAGCTTTGATCCGCTCATACTTGTCCCGCATGACCCCATCCTTGGTGATCAACTTCCACGAGGCCTCCACCAGTATCGCCCGAAGCCCGTTCTTGCCGGCCCCCGTAATCCGACCCATGCGGATCTTCTCCGCACTGGAATACTGCGA includes the following:
- a CDS encoding transposase → MGRFRRAEQLAAYVGLTPSQYSSAEKIRMGRITGAGKNGLRAILVEASWKLITKDGVMRDKYERIKARSGAKRAIVAIARTLLLRSRRILLDGCPYGLGVIGSV